A single Nerophis ophidion isolate RoL-2023_Sa linkage group LG26, RoL_Noph_v1.0, whole genome shotgun sequence DNA region contains:
- the gpr17 gene encoding uracil nucleotide/cysteinyl leukotriene receptor produces MTSTEPALAFFNESSENCPAAASRTENVVLGSVYVVVFLLALVGNSLALWIFSRQRAASSPADIFLTHLAVADLSYVVILPLRATYHLTGGHWPFGEAACRAAGFLFYVNMYASLYFLACVAGDRYLAVVHAVRSLRVRRARYAHAISFSLWALVTVSMAPLLATRQTAEAGGVTACLQLYREKASRRALISLGVAFTPPFLFTLCCYLLIIRSLHRGCRLEPALKLRALRTISLVMLVYVVCFLPYHVSRATFILGHSQLQVSCHARRSLALSNRLTSLFTCLNGAMDPLIYLFGAEKFRGALMRLFGKGGAAAGDATSADLKGTHESSLSAKSDFELGISRPR; encoded by the coding sequence ATGACGTCGACGGAGCCCGCATTAGCGTTTTTCAACGAGTCGTCAGAAAACTGCCCGGCGGCGGCGTCGAGGACGGAGAACGTGGTGCTGGGGAGCGTCTACGTGGTGGTCTTCCTGCTGGCGCTGGTGGGCAACAGCCTGGCCCTCTGGATCTTCTCCCGCCAGCGCGCGGCGTCCTCGCCCGCCGACATCTTCCTGACCCACCTGGCCGTGGCCGACCTGTCCTACGTGGTCATCCTCCCCCTGAGGGCCACCTACCACCTGACGGGGGGCCACTGGCCCTTCGGGGAGGCGGCCTGCCGAGCGGCGGGCTTCCTGTTCTACGTCAACATGTACGCCAGCCTGTACTTCCTGGCCTGCGTGGCGGGCGACCGCTACCTGGCGGTGGTGCACGCCGTCCGGTCGCTGAGGGTGCGGCGCGCCCGCTACGCCCACGCCATCAGCTTCAGCCTGTGGGCGCTGGTCACCGTCTCCATGGCGCCCCTGCTGGCGACGCGGCAGACGGCGGAGGCGGGCGGCGTGACGGCGTGTCTGCAGCTCTACCGGGAGAAGGCGTCACGCCGCGCCTTGATCTCGCTGGGCGTGGCCTTCACGCCGCCCTTCCTGTTCACGCTGTGCTGCTACCTGCTCATCATCCGCAGCCTGCACCGCGGCTGCCGGCTGGAGCCCGCCCTCAAGCTGCGGGCGCTGCGCACCATCAGCCTGGTCATGCTGGTCTACGTGGTCTGCTTCCTGCCCTACCACGTGAGCCGCGCCACCTTCATCCTGGGCCACAGCCAGCTGCAGGTGTCCTGCCACGCCCGCAGGAGCCTGGCTCTGTCCAACCGCCTCACCTCCTTGTTCACCTGCCTCAACGGCGCCATGGACCCGCTCATCTACCTCTTTGGCGCCGAGAAGTTCCGCGGCGCTCTGATGCGACTGTTCGGCAAAGGCGGGGCGGCGGCGGGCGACGCCACCAGCGCCGACTTGAAAGGTACACACGAGAGTTCTCTGAGCGCCAAGTCGGATTTCGAACTCGGGATCTCCAGGCCTCGCTGA